The nucleotide window GAGGTAGCAGCCTGTCCGCGCCCGATgaccaggacgacgacgaggaggagcacgaAGTCTCCCATCTCATCCGATTCTTCGCCGACTTCACCAGCCAGTGGCTTGACATCTTTGACATTGAAAAGTTCTTCGGCACAGTGGTCCCCGTGAGAGCCGTTCATAGCTCTCTGTTGAAGAATTCACTCGCAGCGGTGGCAGCTAAACAGTTTGGGAGCCTGCGAAAGGCCTCCGGTGCACGCTCACCTCCTCAACCTGGCAGCTACCCTCTTCACGAGCAAAGCCATTGGAGATGCTCACTTAATGTACAGTTTGACAAGTCGGGCCCGGAATGGTTCTACAAGGCCGCAAGTTTCTACGACAAGGCCATTGGGCAGATGATGGCTTCACTCCAGACATTACGGGTCTGTTGCTCGCCGGCCCAACCTTTTCCCAACTACGCGGCAGATGCCCAAAACCTTTTAAAGTCGAGATCACAGGGATGGGGAATCTCGCCGCTTGTGAGCCTTCAAAGGCCCTCAAATTGCGAAGACGTTGCCGACGATCTGTTGGCAGCCATTTCGGTCTTCTTGCTGTACGAAGCGCTCGACAACCGTCAGGCAGAGATGATGCAGTAAGTAGCCGTGCATGCTGCCCATTCATTGAGTGATTTATACTTATGGCGTCTTGGCCACAGACACATGAAAGGCGCCCAGTACCTTCTCACATTGGACACCGATCAGAATTACCAGCTTTGCACCGCCACAGACAAGTCATGTCCCAAAATTGCATCTAGCCTCACGCCGACCAAAGCCTGGGTGGCCAGCTTCTGGAATTTTGCCTGGGTCGACTACGTCGTCTCGTATACGAGACACACTGCCCCCCATATCGATACTGAAAACATGTCCATGTGGAGGGCAGCCGGATTGCCGCTGTGCGATTTTGATGGGCTTCGCATGCCCGAGACCTTGCGAGATGCACACATGTCTCCGCCGCGGCTgatgacggagacggcggcatgCAGGACTCTGCTTTGGATTGTACTGGAGACGTTGAAATTTGTTACATTGGCTGAGATGGAGGATAAGAACATGGCTGCGGAGCAGGATAGCTGGTCCGGCCGGGCGCGCCAACATCAAGGGCACGCGCTATCCTTCAGACGGCAACATTGGCATCGTGTCCGCCAACACCTGGAAAGCTGGAAGGTGGCCTTGCCCGTCACCTTTGAGCCGTGCGTTCGCATCTCTTCACACGGGCAACCTCGACCGGGATCGTCAACGCCACTGCAACCCGACATACCAGAACTGTTTTACAGCAGCGCCATgtgcgccaccgccgcgctcCTTTACCACGTCACTCAAATCATCCTCATGTTGCACAAGCCCGTGGACCGGACAGCGCAATCCGCCACGAGGCTCTTGCACGCTCAACGacagacgtcgtcgttgatTGAGGAACATGCTCGAGAAATATGCGCCCTTGCGCTGGGGCAATCAACGCTGGCTGTGAGGATGCACATGTCGCGCCCCCTGCACTTGGCGGGACTGTGTCTTCAGACCAAGGAGCATCGGAAGTTGCTGGTAGAACTTCTCACGGGCATTCAGAGGGATACGGGCTACTCGACCGAATGGACCGTTGACCTGTTGTTACGGGAATGGGGCTGGTCGGACACCAACAGCACAGACAGCGCGCCAGAcgtgcggctgcggcggcgcatttAGAGTTGACAAGACTTGGGGATACCTTCTCGGCGAGAGTGCAGGCGCCAGTCTGGGCCGTGGAACGGCCACGAATTGATGATGACCACGCGTACATGTAGGTATAGAAGCTACATCAGGATAGCGGCCTGTCAGACGTGGCAGGTTTGTAATTGACGGATGACTTTGCTTTCATCAATCATGGCGAAATCGCGCAACTTTGCCGCCCAACATGGCGACCCTCCCTCTGCCCAACActcgacagcggcgggcTAACCATGTACGAAGCACTAGTATGTAAGCTCCAAAGCGACAAGGTATTGCCATGGCGTGGCTCGCTATGCAGGGCAGACGGACTAGCTAATGTATTACATGTATCACCAAGCGTGCGGGGCATCGACGAAGCGAGCAGGACGTCTGCTGACGACTCATCACCTCTTGCTTGCCCATCGCTCTGTTGCGGCCACGTCCGAGACGATAGCGCCACTATTCGTCCATGCGGCTGGGAGTATCGATATGTCGGAAAAACGACTTGAAGACGCGGAGTGGCCTCTGTTGCCACAGGCACCAAAACCCAAGCGTGGTATCAAGACACCGCTGATTGTCGCTGTGGGATTTTTGGCGATGTGCTCGATGTGCGTCCGCCTTTAtcccaggcaggcagatgTCATCTCAAAGAACGATGATCCACCGAAGGCTCCGTCGTGGAGCTGGAACGACGTAGGGTGCCGAGATTCATATACGAACTGCGAGCCGAAAGACCCTGACAATAGCCTCATACAGATCCAGCCAAGTCGTTCGCTGAAATGGACCGACTGTTACAACGGCACATTGCAGTGCGCAAGACTCGACGTAGGCGGCCCTATTGCTCCTTGTCTGCGCTTCTTTCGCATATGAGCTGGGACTTATTGCAGCAGGTACCGATGGACTGGCAAAACCCATCAGACGAGGAGCGGTTGGTACTTGGAGTCACGAGGTTGCTAGCCAAGTCTAAGGAGAATCCGCTCCCGCCAGTATTTGTCAACCCAGGAGTACGTATGCTCCGCGACGCCAGGCTAGATGGCAGATTCTAATGAAAGACAGGGCCCTGGCGGGTCCGGGCTCTACTTGATGCAAAAGGCCGGTTCGGTACTGCAGACTATTGTTGGGGACAACCAGgtgagcttctcggcggcagcaacccAGGTggttgactgactgacgacGAAGGATATCATTTCATGGGATCCCCGAGGAGGTATGTACAACCGTCCATGTGGCCCTACGTAGGTCAGCTAGGTTAACAATGCTGGCGCAGTCGGCGTCTCGACGCCAAGGATCGAGTGTTGGGGCACCCCGGAGAAGAGGCAGCTGTGGGACATGCAGGACGCGGGCATCGTggacgagcgcgagggccTCGTGTACGACACGTACTCGCGTGGAGTGGCCTACTCGAGGGCGTGCGAGGGGGCGCTCAACGGCACAGACATGCTCCCGCACCTGAGCACGGCGTACCATGCGCGGGACATGCTCGAGATACTGAACCAGACGGGGCAGCCGAAGCTGCGGTATTGGGGCTTCAGCTATGggacggcgctgggcggcgcctttgccggTCTGTACCCGGACCGGGTGGAGAGGCTGGTGAGCGACGGTAAGTGTCACCGGTTGCCCTCGAGGAGAAATGGGAATGAGAATGAGAATGAGATTCAGCTGCCTGACGAGTGTAGGAAACGTCGACTACAGGGAGTGGTTCGGGGACGGGCTGCGCAACTACCTCTCCGATGCCGACAAGGTGTTTGACGCCTTCGACGCGGCctgccacgccgccggcaaggacAAGTGCGCTCTCTGGGCGTCCTCCCCGCAGGCCGTCGGGCATCGGCGCTCGTCGCTTCTCGACGCCCTCAAGATGcgccccgtcctcgtcccggCCAACGCCCGCCCCTCGGGGCCCGAGCTGCCGGAGCGCGTCACGTACTcgcgcctgcagcgcctcaCCCGCGCCCTCGTCTACAGCCCCCTGTACAGCgccccgacgatggcgcaggtgtacgccgcgctcgaggagggcgacgggctgcccTTTTACGACGTCGTGACGCTCCTCGCGGAGCAGctgcggggcggcgccggcggcggctcgaggccgcTGTGCTCGCTGACGGACACGcccgcgacgatgccgctcgagacgccggccgagcccgacgccctggccggcatCATGTGCGCcgacgcgcgggccgccgcgtcgctcgACGAGTTCGAGGCGTACACGCGGGGGCTGCGGAGGAGCAGCCGGTGGATGGGCGCCGCGCATGCGGACCTCGGGGCCGCGTGTGTGGGCAAGACGATTGCGTCCAAGTGGCGCTTCAGTACGGGTGAGCCGCCCGAGTCCCTCCCTGCCTACCTCTTCTCTTTttctcttctttttttttctctccccctctgctcttccgcgacgacgcgagaGTGTGCGGCAGAGCCAACCAATGCTGACAAGGGggccgcggtggtggtggtggtgttccTGGCACAGACGACATCAAGGCCGACACGAGCTTCCCGATCCTGTACATTGGCAACATGGCCGACAACGTGACGCCGCTGGGCAGCGCGCGCAACAACTCGGCACTGTTCCCCAGCTCCGTCGTGCTGGTGCAAAAGTCATATGGCGTGCgtgacccccccccccccccctctttccccccGTCGCCGGACCCCTTTAGATTcaaccctcctcccctccccctatAGTTTTTTTTTGCTGCGTGCTTGCAAATCGTATCGGCTGATGAGAAATCGCACTTGGGATTAACAAAAACAAAACAGCACtgctccctcgccgcgccgtcgacctgcACGGTCAAGCACATCCGCGCCTACTTTCAGAACGgcacgctgcccgccgcggggaccGAGTGCGAGCAGGACTACGACCTGttcgagctgccgccgccgccgccgccggaggaactcgccgcgcgcgcggccgccgggacggaggacgatgagctgCGGAGGGCGGCGTTCGAGCTATCGCGGAGGGCGGACGTGGTGAGGCATCGCGGGCCGAACCGCTTGTAAGTTGTAACTgacacacgcacgcgcgcacgtgTGTACAGTGTGTATGTGAATGAGAAGCAACGGCGGGTCTCTCTTGTTGGCATGGAAACTACCTGTCTgtcggtgtgtgtgtgtaagtGTTATCCTCTTTGAGAAGATTGTAGTTATTCTAGACTTTTTATTCTTATTTTTCGTCGTTCGCGGTTGCTGAACCGTAGAGATAGATGctcagctgctgccgcttcCCTTATCCCTCCCATGATGCACCTTGTCCGGCATCCGCAGCCCCTTGTCCAccgcctccttgaccttgcgctcgagctcctgtactttccccccctctccctcctcctcttccctctCCCTATCCTCCTGCCCGCTCTCCGTGTTCCAgttgcccgcgccgccacgcccgcccatgccccgcgacgacgcggcccccgccccgcccttgcgctcgaggctcgaggccacggccgccttcacctcgccggccaggtcctcctccttctcgcgcgccgaggggaggcgctccgcctcgacgtAGTtgcccgccccgccgcgacccgcgcgccgggcggcgggggcggcagctccgTGGCCCGATgtccccaccgccgccgccgccgccgtggtgtcgacttgttgttgctgttgctgggcTTCAAGGTCCTGGGGAGATTGGACGAACTCGCGAGGTTAGCACGAATACCTGCCGCGATGGCGACCGGTCTCGCGAGCGTCTGCAACAATCGGCTAgaggaaagggagggggggaaggcaAACTCACCTTTGAGCTCcggtccgcgtcggcggcggggacgtaGTTGCCGGCCCCGCCCCGACCGACTCGGCGGAAGACGTCGTGTTCTGGGGCCATATTTTTCGTTCGTCTTTCCTACCCGTCGCTGAGCGACTGCGTACGTGGTCGGTGGGGGTAATGGAAAGGTTGAAgtttgcggcggcgcaaagTCAGAGTCTCTCTGAGAGGAGGGTTCCTGGTGTCTGGCCCGTCGTCCTGGCATTGATTGAGTCGAGAGGGAGTCGCATgacatggccgacggccgcggTTTATCGCGCTGACGTCATTGGGCGATAAGGTGCATGGCTTGGTAGTCTTGGGACAGGATCCCTGATATGTTTAGTTGTAGAAGTTGGAATTTATTTCATGATGCAAGAAATGCAGCATCCTGTGCTGGTCGCTCTGGGGCTCAATTTGTTTCTGCTTCGGTTTGCAAGCTGCCCCAGATAAAGCTGCGCCGGATGTACGAAGCACTTTGGATGACTGCAGTATATagactacgaagtacctcgTCCGTGCTTTGGGATGAGGAGCAGCACCACATGGCAGGGCCGTCAAGCATTGTTTAGGGGGTGCCCCCTTATATGCTCCATAGCATTGATCGAAGTCCAGGTAGAATGTTCTTCGTCGTCAGTGCTGGTTGGAAACATCGCCGCGGGCTCTGATTGCCTCTTCGGATGCCACGCAAGGCCAGAgctggccacgacggcaccaCCCTCTGCCTGCCATCTGCATGACAATTGCGAGCCGGATTACTTGTCACCAGGGGCTCGTACTTGATGCTTGCCGCCTGCACTCGGACAACTACGCCGGCCACCTTGACGCGCCTTGGTCACTGCGTCAATCCGCATCGTGTCTGATGTTGAGTTTGCTCCCGGGTCCGCATGCGGGACCTCCTCGATCAAGAAGTGGCCTGCATCGCGGAAGACTCAAGGCTCTCTGGAAATTCGTCGTCGAATGTGAGCACAGTGAGGGCAGCCATAAGTGAGTGTTGGGGCCTCGTGAAGGTGATATAGGTTTGGTCAGTGCCGCCGATATCTTCATTGTCACTGTCTGCCTGGTGCCGGCATAAAGTCGATATGCCGTGGCACTGATGCCTACGGTGGATTCAACCAACGCGATGGAGAGGGATGCGACCTCTAGTtagccgcggccgtgggTGTACACTGCATTTCTGTTGTTGCCCCCAAGGCGACTTGAGGCTTGGCATCTTCGCCGTTCTAAACAATCGCATATATGAATGAGGCACAGCCGGCAAGACCCCACGATGGTCCACGACAGTCCCGCGCCGGGTATCCACTGCGGATTCTTGGCTCAACCGACACGGCGATTGCGCGTACTGCTCCTGCCAAGTACTGTAcagggctgctgcagcgATTGCGACATGGGCGAGGCCCGACATGCGGATAATGAGAGCAACGGGCGCACACGAAATGTTTCGAGGCAGAGCCAGGCGTctgtcctcgaggtcggAAAGGGAGGTCAAAACCCTAGGGCAGGGTATGGCGCGGCTGAGCCCTCGTTGAGGGCTGACGAAGTCTAAACAAGTCTACCGTCCCACCCCCGGCGTGTCCACTTGGGCCGGTGACCTCCCTGGCTGCGGATCGCGATCGCAGCTCTTCATCGCTGTTCGTCGAGGAACGCGATTCACCCAATGCGTCCAATTGGCCCGCTCACGCCCCAGCCGCGCGACTCCGCCGCTGAGTGGGTTTGAGTCCAGAAAGATGGGGGCGCGCAAACCCCAACCTCACGTCTCGTCTGGCCCGTCAAGGCCACAAAAGTTGTGTGGCCGTGGCATTTTCCAGCAATCGTCGTTCGACATCTCGGCCTACGCATTAGGTGTGAGGTGAGTGCTGGCCACACGCTGTTATGTAGTACGAGCACACACAGTATTTGCCACCGACGAGCAGACttgcccagcccagcccagcccagtccgagccagcgcgacgtcgagtaCGGTTGACTTGATGGGCGGCGCATGCGGGTAAGCAGGCGGATAAACTGGGAACAGCTCCCACCGCGCTGCCGAGAACCATGCAAGTTTGGCCCTCTGCAAGCCGCCGAAACGAGTTGTGATTGTCGTTCGCCGACCGGGGTAGCTTTGGACGGGGTTTGGCCCGACCCGTGAAGCACAGCAACCAGAGGCATAGCTTCGCGACTCGATTCGCTCCCAGGCCAGATCGTCACAAACCTCATCCGCCGGGGAGAGTGCGATCCTTGTGACAATCGCTGATTGTCAGGAACGGCAGGCTCAGTCGACCCGTTCTGGTAAGAGGCCATCGATTCCCGTAGTTGATCCGTCCGAACGAACCTAGTAGCTTATTAGTACTGCACGAAGTGGACAGCAAGGCCATTGCCTCCATTCTGTACCCCGGTCTGCGATTATCCATCACCTGCGGGTGACCGACAACCTGTGCCCAAGCCCCTCCCCACGTCTGCCCCAGTCAATCCACATCCGGGGAAATTGGCCATGAAGCTTAGAACGCGCAAAGTTGAACCACGGGCGACGACTCAACAGCCTTGTCATGCCCCGAACCTGGTTGTCCGTCGTCTCCAAGGACAAAGAGCGCATGACCAGAGGCTCTAGTGCGGTGGGACTCGAGGGAGAAGGGAGGAggtggcgtcgagcaggcggcgctgcaccgTCCGTCAGGTGGACTGCTTGCTCCAACAGTCtcatcggcgacgaggctaATGGCGACCACTAGCTGTAGCTCTCCTGGTCATGGTAGTGCGTTAAAACGAGGGGAACCGGCCACGGGTTGCTTGCACGCGCTGGCATTATTGGACCAACCCCTTGCTGCGTCAGAAATGGTTCCCTCTCGTCAGGCACGGGGTCGTGGTGCGGCCACAAGCAAACGAGAGGCCCGCATTGCCCACGTTTCGCTAGTACGACGGATTCAGCTGTGCTTTGTCCCTTTTTTTTGTGTCTTTCTTAGGTATTCCCCTTCTTTCA belongs to Purpureocillium takamizusanense chromosome 1, complete sequence and includes:
- a CDS encoding uncharacterized protein (TransMembrane:1 (o621-644i)~COG:S~EggNog:ENOG503P0TR) — its product is MTGLGIAPVPCTRCKTRRVKCDKRQPGCARCEKSAQPCPGYNRVRKFLDEGENLRHKIAKGTNSRRSESSTASVVRNGTPVHASSSVKQDSPKPPSVPSPRPRTDDTNGAGIDPALIHGYSPLAGGQPKPEDVYPLNVHPTPPIAMITPPSFSDLDFEAAYFDIDPQVYYADPINCCLLIPDASHADDDDFVDVTQTASSMLSPITSFDPSIHSGGSSLSAPDDQDDDEEEHEVSHLIRFFADFTSQWLDIFDIEKFFGTVVPVRAVHSSLLKNSLAAVAAKQFGSLRKASGARSPPQPGSYPLHEQSHWRCSLNVQFDKSGPEWFYKAASFYDKAIGQMMASLQTLRVCCSPAQPFPNYAADAQNLLKSRSQGWGISPLVSLQRPSNCEDVADDLLAAISVFLLYEALDNRQAEMMQHMKGAQYLLTLDTDQNYQLCTATDKSCPKIASSLTPTKAWVASFWNFAWVDYVVSYTRHTAPHIDTENMSMWRAAGLPLCDFDGLRMPETLRDAHMSPPRLMTETAACRTLLWIVLETLKFVTLAEMEDKNMAAEQDSWSGRARQHQGHALSFRRQHWHRVRQHLESWKVALPVTFEPCVRISSHGQPRPGSSTPLQPDIPELFYSSAMCATAALLYHVTQIILMLHKPVDRTAQSATRLLHAQRQTSSLIEEHAREICALALGQSTLAVRMHMSRPLHLAGLCLQTKEHRKLLVELLTGIQRDTGYSTEWTVDLLLREWGWSDTNSTDSAPDVRLRRRI
- a CDS encoding uncharacterized protein (COG:S~MEROPS:MER0000440~EggNog:ENOG503NXV9) codes for the protein MSEKRLEDAEWPLLPQAPKPKRGIKTPLIVAVGFLAMCSMCVRLYPRQADVISKNDDPPKAPSWSWNDIQPSRSLKWTDCYNGTLQCARLDVPMDWQNPSDEERLVLGVTRLLAKSKENPLPPVFVNPGGPGGSGLYLMQKAGSVLQTIVGDNQDIISWDPRGVGVSTPRIECWGTPEKRQLWDMQDAGIVDEREGLVYDTYSRGVAYSRACEGALNGTDMLPHLSTAYHARDMLEILNQTGQPKLRYWGFSYGTALGGAFAGLYPDRVERLVSDGNVDYREWFGDGLRNYLSDADKVFDAFDAACHAAGKDKCALWASSPQAVGHRRSSLLDALKMRPVLVPANARPSGPELPERVTYSRLQRLTRALVYSPLYSAPTMAQVYAALEEGDGLPFYDVVTLLAEQLRGGAGGGSRPLCSLTDTPATMPLETPAEPDALAGIMCADARAAASLDEFEAYTRGLRRSSRWMGAAHADLGAACVGKTIASKWRFSTDDIKADTSFPILYIGNMADNVTPLGSARNNSALFPSSVVLVQKSYGHCSLAAPSTCTVKHIRAYFQNGTLPAAGTECEQDYDLFELPPPPPPEELAARAAAGTEDDELRRAAFELSRRADVCVCE
- a CDS encoding uncharacterized protein (COG:S~MEROPS:MER0000440~TransMembrane:1 (i28-45o)~EggNog:ENOG503NXV9), whose amino-acid sequence is MDRLLQRHIAVRKTRRRRPYCSLSALLSHMSWDLLQQVPMDWQNPSDEERLVLGVTRLLAKSKENPLPPVFVNPGGPGGSGLYLMQKAGSVLQTIVGDNQDIISWDPRGVGVSTPRIECWGTPEKRQLWDMQDAGIVDEREGLVYDTYSRGVAYSRACEGALNGTDMLPHLSTAYHARDMLEILNQTGQPKLRYWGFSYGTALGGAFAGLYPDRVERLVSDGNVDYREWFGDGLRNYLSDADKVFDAFDAACHAAGKDKCALWASSPQAVGHRRSSLLDALKMRPVLVPANARPSGPELPERVTYSRLQRLTRALVYSPLYSAPTMAQVYAALEEGDGLPFYDVVTLLAEQLRGGAGGGSRPLCSLTDTPATMPLETPAEPDALAGIMCADARAAASLDEFEAYTRGLRRSSRWMGAAHADLGAACVGKTIASKWRFSTDDIKADTSFPILYIGNMADNVTPLGSARNNSALFPSSVVLVQKSYGHCSLAAPSTCTVKHIRAYFQNGTLPAAGTECEQDYDLFELPPPPPPEELAARAAAGTEDDELRRAAFELSRRADVVRHRGPNRL
- a CDS encoding uncharacterized protein (COG:S~EggNog:ENOG503P8XS) produces the protein MAPEHDVFRRVGRGGAGNYVPAADADRSSKDLEAQQQQQQVDTTAAAAAVGTSGHGAAAPAARRAGRGGAGNYVEAERLPSAREKEEDLAGEVKAAVASSLERKGGAGAASSRGMGGRGGAGNWNTESGQEDREREEEEGEGGKVQELERKVKEAVDKGLRMPDKVHHGRDKGSGSS